Genomic segment of Helicobacter enhydrae:
CAAGGGGGATTTGGGACAATCCAACTGCAATGAGATAATCTGAGGCATACTGAATGATGTCATTGCGATTTGTGAATATTTGAGCCAATGTAGTGCCAAAGATTGCCATCAAAACCCCAAGGACTCCCATTATCGAGGAGGAAAGAAAAAGGGACAAGCGGATATAAGAATCAATGAGAGCGTATTGCTTGAGGACTAGATTTTGTGCGGTGAGACTCATGGAGGCAACCATAAAGCCAAAAGCAGGCATAAAAATAAAAGCTTCAATGCGTCCTCCAATCTGAAAACCTGCCAACACTTCTTCGTTGTAACTTGCCAAAAAACGCGCAGTCAAAATCAGTGAGAGGATTGTTAGCCCTCGTTCGATCCCTGTGGGCAACCCAATCCACACAGATTCGAAAAATTGTGAAAACTCCCAATTTTGTTTGATCCCAAAGGTTTTGTGTGCATAAAATCCCAAAACAAAAGTTTCCAAATAGCTTGTGATCACTCCTGCAATCCCTGCTCCAACCAACCCAAGCTGTGGCAAATCCCCCACACCCAAGGCAAGAAAATAGGTTAAAACTAGATTGAAAAATGTAAAAAACAATTTGATATAAAAAGGAATATGGGCTTTTGAGGTGGCTGCAAAGCTCACGGTGAGCGTGGTTTTGGTCATAATCGCAGGGATAGAAAATATCAAAACCTCAAGAAATTGATGTGCCAAAACAAGTGTGCCAGAGTTCAAACCAAACCAATGCAGATAGCTAGAGAAGCTCACAAGGGCTAGGCAAAAGAGTGGAATAGAGGAGAGGAGATTCCCCAAAGTGAGATTGAAAAGTAGGGGACCGATTTGGCGTGGCTGTGTTTTGTGGAGCCGTGCGATAAGGGTGTTGGATCCTGTGAAAAAGATATTGGTGAAAGTATAAAAAAGCATCAAGAAATTCATCCCTAGCCCAAAAGCAACGATATTGGAATCAGAGAGCATACTCACAAACAACAAAACAATAGAGAGATTAAGAATATCTAGAAATGAGCTTAGTCCAGAGGGGATAGCGATTTTTAGGATCTCTTTGCTTTTGGCAAGAGTGTCCGATGATGGGGCACATAGGGTTTTCATAGAAATTGAAGTGCCTTTTTGCAGAGATTGGAGAGAGGTAGATGTTGGATCTCTTGCTGTGTGAAAAATCGTGCTTGAGTGTTGTATGAGACGGGCAGTTGATAGATTTTTGCTGTGATTTTGTATTTGGTATAGGAATGTTTGAAGCTTCCTAGATAACGATAATTCTGGAGATGTGTGGATTCTAATCTGATGGGGTTATACAACCCAAAATAGAGTTTTTCTTGGCTTTGGACTAGGGAGATTTTGCCATCTTGGATGACAAAGCCCAAATGTAGCTCTAGTGGGATGCTCTCTCTTTTTTTGGGGAGGGGGTAGAGGTGGGGGCTATGTTTCCCTTGACAACAATAAGAGAGTGGGCACAAAAGACAGGAGGGGCTTTGGGGGGTGCAGAGGGTGGCACCCAAATCTAGTAAGGCTTGATTGTGATCAAAAGGGTTTGTGTGGTTTAGGATAAGATGGGCTTTGTCTTTGAGCTGTGTTGCTGTGGGGGCGGATAATGCAAAAAGACGCGACAATACCCGTGCGATATTGCCATCTACAAAACTCTCACATTTGCCAAATCCAAAACAAGCGATAGCTCCAGCAGTGTATTCTCCAATGCCTTTGAGCTTTGTAAGTTCTGCGACGCTTGAAGGGAGCGTGCCATTGTGATGATGGAGGCATATTTGAGCTGTTTGGTGCATATTCCTTGCGCGTGTGTAATACCCCAATCCCTGCCAAATGTGCAAAAGGGTATCCTCTGAAGATTGAGCCAAATCTTTGAGTGTGGGAAAACGCTCCAAAAAAGGAAAATAAAAATGCTCCAAAACAACATTGACTTGAGTTTGTTGGAGCATAATCTCACTGACATAAACCCCATAGGATCTTTGGATATGCGTGAGCTTGGGATTTGGCGTGTGGGATTGAGTGGGGAGATTACGCCAAGGAAGATCAAGGCGTCCAAAGGATTGATACCATTCTAGAAGGCGTGCGTGTAGATTTTTCAATGTTTTTGGGCTATGAATGAAATGATTTTGGCGCGCTGATTTTCTTTGCGTCGGATATAGGAGGTCGCAGAGTGGTGGATCGTGAAGTCTGCAAAAATATGCTCCAATTCATTGTGATTTAAGATTTTTTCATCAGGTATCTCTGAATCATTGCTTCCATCTTCTTCTTTGACAAAGGTTTCAAGCATCAAAACCCCTCCGCTCTTGAGGCTTTGAATGATGCTGGGAAATAGATTGCGATTGAGGAAGTAGAAATTTAACGCCAAGCCATAGGTGTCGCTTGTGGGGGTGTATGTATCAAGATCCACACAGAGGGCATTGATGTTTTTGATGTTTTCTAGATTTGCTAGAGCAACTTCTGAAATATCAAGGCTATCGCATATCAAGCCGTGCTGTGCGAGAAATTTGGAGTTGCGTCCATTACCACAAGCGATATCAATGGCGTTGTGCGAGGGAAGAGAATCAAGGAATTTTGGGAGAAATGCGACTAGCAAATCGCTCGGAGTTTGTGGCATCGGATTTTGTAAATGTTTGGCATTCCACTTGATAGCATCTTCTAACACGAAAAACCTTTTTGTGAATTTTTGTGCATTATATCTTTTTAGATTCAATGATTGGATTTGCTTGAGCTATCAAAGAGCCTTGAGCCAAAAGCTTGGGGTTAATCATTTGATAATAAATTGATGAGTAGAATTTTGGCTTTTGCTTTCCAAGATTGGTAATAACGCCAAAGTTTTATGGAGATATAAATTGAAACATTCATTTTTTGCCCATTGATCGTTTTTTGGAAAATAAAAGCATTGATGGCTAGATTTTTTTGAAGGGTGATTTTGTTTGTTTGAACGATTTTGGGGTGCGGAAGATTTCGGTATGGAATCAGATCAAGCATTTTGATAATGACTTGAAAATGTTGGACTGATTGGGATATTTTCAGCTCGTCTTCTGTTTTGGTGATTGAAGAGAGGTTTTCGCAGTAGTGATAAAAGCTGTCTCTGATTCCAAAACTTCTTTTGACAAATATGGCGGTTATAAAAAACTGAAGTGCATCTTCAGCCATATTCATTTTGGGGAGATTAGGGAAATATTGTTCGATAAATTTAGAAGTTGTTTTTAGGATTGAGCGTTTGTAAATCTTGTTGCAAAGGTTCCAGCGTGAAAAATTTATCATTTCTTGATAGGGATTGTGTGTGTCAAGTTTGATGATTGTTTGATCTAGCTTTGTATCTTTTTCTGCAAAAAGATAGCACAACACATCTGTCCATTCCCCGTTTTCTTGGTAATCTAGAGCCAAAAGATTGTAAATCCTCTCGCAAGTATCCAAATCAATATAATCATCAGAATCTACAAAAAGGATAAATTCTCCATTCGCTTCTTGTATGCCTTTTAGTCGCGTGTGAAATGTGCCGAGATTTGTTGCATTGTGGAGGATTTTGATTCTGTTGTCTTTTGCAAACTCTTGTGCAATTTGCATCGAATCATCTGTGCCACAATCATCAACGATAATGATTTCAATCTCTTTGAAGATTTGCTGAATGCAGGAATTTAAACATCTTGAGATGTATCGCTCCACATTATAAACAGGAATCACAATCGAGAAGAATGGATTAGTTGTTGGTGGGGTAGGGAAATTTGGCAAGTTATACTCCTTTGGATATAGAGTGCATAAATTGTAGCTAATCTTGGCGTTTTAGCAGTCTGTATGCCTCTTTTTCTAGTGTTTGATTGTTTTGTGAGGAGAAGAATTTGAGGGTGGTGTTTGCAAAAGTGGGAGTGAGTGCGCATTCTTTTTTGAGTTGCTCTACGATTGCGTTGCCTGAGTGGATGAGGGTGCATTGGTGATTGAAATATTGGCTAATAGCTTTGGCGATGAAAGGATAATGCGTGCATCCCAAAATGATAAACTGAGGCGTTGTTTGGAGCTTGGAGAAATAGTGTTTGAGGCATTCTTGCAAAAACTCTCCATCATAAATCCCCTCTTCTACAAAAGGCACAAAAAGACTTGTCGCCAATGCTGTGATGTGCTTGTAGCCTAGTTTGTGGAGTGCGTTTGGGTAGATTTGGGATTGTGTCGTTGCCTGTGTCGCGATGACTAGGATTTGGGCATTTTTGTCCATAGCGGTATTTTGCAATGCCAAAACACCTGCTTCAATCACCCCAATGATTGGGAAACTCACGCGTTGTTTGAGAATATCTAGTGCGTATGCACTCACGGTGTTGCACGCAAGGATTAGAATATCGATATTTTGGGATTTGAAAAACTCAAGAGCTTCTAGAGAATATTGGATAATCGTTTCTTTGTCTTTGGTCCCATAGGGCACCCTTGCGGTATCGCCATAATAAACAATCTCTTCAAAAAGCCGTGCGTCAAGCAGACTTTTTAGAACGCTAACTCCTCCTATACCACTATCAAAAACTCCTGCTCTCATCACTCTTTTTCGTTCATAAGATTCAAAAACTCTTCATTGTCTTTGGTTTTTTGCATTTTGGCATAGATGAAGCTCAATGCCTCGATGTCGTCCATTTGCTGCATTACATTGCGTAGCATCCAAACCTTTGTCAGCTTTTCTTTGCCTAGCAAAAGATCATCTTTTCTTGTGCCTGATTTGAGGATATCAAAAGCAGGGTAGATTCTGCGATCGGCGATATTTCTTGCAAGCACGATTTCGCTATTTCCTGTGCCTTTGAATTCTTCAAAAATCACCTCATCCATTCTTGAGCCAGTTTCAATGAGAGCTGTGGCAATGATAGTCAAACTCCCCCCTTGCTCAATATTTCTAGCTGCTCCAAAAAATCTTTTGGGTTTATGCAGGGCATTTGCATCAACTCCTCCGCTAAGCACTTTTCCACTTGAGGGGGTGGCACCATTGTAAGCTCTTGCAAGTCGTGTAATAGAATCAAGCAAAATCACGACATCTTCTCCCATTTCCACCATTCTTTTGGCTCTTTCGATCACAAGCTCTGCTACGCGGATATGGTTGCTTGAGGGCAAATCAAAAGTGGAGCTAAAAACCTGCCCCCTGATACTTCTCTCCATATCTGTCACCTCTTCTGGTCGCTCATCGACAAGCAAAACCATGAGTTTGACTTCGGGGTGGTTTTCAGAAATGCCATGAGCCAACTCTTTCATCAGTTCGGTTTTTCCTGTGCGTGGAGGGGCGACTATGAGTGCTCTTTGTCCTTTGCCAATGGGGCTAAAAAGATCAAGCATTCTACCTGTAACTTTCATGGGATTGTATTCAAGTCTAAGTTGTTCGAGTGGGAAAAGTGGCGTGAGGTTGTCAAATAGAGGTCTGTTTTTCACCTCTTCAATGGAGAGATAATTGACTGCCTCAATTTTGAGTAGAGCATAATAGCGTTCTTGATCTTTTGGAGAACGCACTTGCCCTGTGACAATATCTCCATTTCTTAGGGCAAATTTGCGGATTTGACTTTGTGACACATAGGTGTCATTTTGACTATCAGCAAAGTTTCCATCGATCCCGCGTAAAAACCCATAGCCCTCGTGGCTTAGCTCCAAAATACCTGTAAAAAGGATATATCCACCTTGATTGACTTGGTTTTTTAGAATCTCAAAAATGAGATCTTGACGACGATACTCTTGAGGATTTTCAATCCCCATTGTTTTTGCGATTTTTGTAAGCTCTGTGACAGGTTTGGAGCGTAGCTCTTCGATTCTGTAACCCTCAACAGGGGTATGCGTCCTAGAGTTTTTGTTTTCTTTTGGTGATGCCATTAAGACTCCCTTGGCTAGATTTCATAAATAATAGGATTGATTAAGAGTTTTTAAAACCTATAACTAACAAGATTGTGGGATTTAAGAACGCGTAATTTTAATCCAAAATTTACTTATAAGTCAAGGGATCCTACATTTGTTGAAAAATGTTTGTTGCAATTTTGCATTTTTGTAATTCAATTTTATCGAAGAAAGTGCGTGAGGAAAGCGTTTGAGATCCAATGCAACATTATAAAAATTTAAATTAAAGATATTTATTAAGGAAACTTTTACTTGACTTATTGGGGGGGGGGCTATAATTAAAAGCCTAATTGATTTTAAGGAGTAAAAGTGTTATTGCATTTATTGGATAGAGAGGAAAAGGTCGCATTTCTAGAAATTGCACATCATTTTGCGTGGAGTAATGATAATTTTTCAGATTCCCAAAAAGAAGTGATAAGTGCTTATTGTGCAGAGATGCAAATAGAGGATATAGAGTTTGACAAAGACAAATTTGACTTAAATACCACACTCAAGGCATTTAAAGATAAGGAGCATCAAAAAATTGTATTGCTAGAAACGATGGCTTTGGCTATGGCTGATAATATCACCCATCTTGAATCTTTACACGAGGGTGAAAAAGAAGTCCTAAAAACGATGGTTGAAACCTTTGGTTTGAGTCATAATCTAGCTTTGGTGTATGCAGATTGGACAAAAGCCATGTTGGTTTTAGCCGATCAGGGACGCAATCTCATCAAGTTGTAATGCAAAATTTTCCTTGCACAAGTTGTGGAGCATGTTGCAAAAACATAGCCCAAATCAAAGAATTAGAGGCTTTTGATTTGGGAAATGGTGTATGCAAACATTTGGATTTAGCAAGCAATTTATGCAGGATTTATGAAAAACGACCGGAGATTTGCAGAATTGATAGAATGTATGAAAAAACTTATCATAGATTCTACAGCAAAGAGGCTTTTTATGCCCTCAATATCAAATCTTGCAAAATCTTGCAAGAAAAAGAGGGCGTAGATATGAAATTTAGATTTTAATTCAAAAAAGGAGGCAATATGCCATTACCATTAATACCAGTTTTATTAGGAGGCGCAGCATTAGCAACAGCTGCATTTGGAGTAAAAAAAGGTTATGATGCTTATAGTGATGTCAAAGAAGCTGAAGAGTTGCACGAAGAGGTAAAAGGGCTTTATGAGAAAGCGGAGGCAAAACTTAATGGATCACGAAAAAAAGCTGAAAAAGATTTTGAGGCATTAGGAGAAGAGCAAAGCAAAAGCATCAATGGAAGTCTTAGGCAATATGCAGAAATCATTGACAAACTCAATGTAAAAAATGATGTGGATTTGAGTCAAGTGTTGGGTGAAAAGGGATTTAATATGCTTGAAAACACAAAGCATTCCATCATAGATTTGCAAAGTGCCATTGGTGGCGTTGTAGGTGGTGCTGTAGCTGGTTCAATGGCAGGATTTGGTGCATTTGGTGGAGTCACTTTACTTGCTAGTGCATCTACAGGCACAGCGATTAGTACTTTGGGTGGTGCTGCTGCCACAAATGCAACTTTGGCTTGGTTTGGCGGAGGTTCATTGGCTACTGGGGGGCTTGGTATGGCTGTAGGCACATATGTCTTAGGAAGCATCGTTGCTGCACCAGTACTTGCTGTCGCCGCTTCAGTTTTTGCTGCGAGTGCAGAGAAGAACAAGTATGATGCTCAATCCTATTATGACAGCGTAAAGGTACTATGTGAAGTAATGCAGGCAGAAGCGTTGGTGTGGGAAGCAGTCATCAACAAGACATTGGAAAAAAAGGTAGCTATAACAGAGTTGGATGCAAAATTATGGAGAGAAGTGCATATTGTTTCAATGTTTATGGAAGAAAGAGGCATAGAGGCAAGTAAATGGACAGAATCTGAACAAAAACATCTTTTGAATATGGTGCAACAAGCAGAAACTCTTGTTAAAACTATTAATGCACCTATTATGAATGATACAGATTCTGATACACAAGCTCTCAAATCGCATCAAAAAAGATGTAAAGAGCTAATGGATGAGATACAGCGTAAATGGGGTTAATCCCAAAACTTATGTAGCCAAAGTGCTACATAATAAAAGAATAAAATCAAGGAGACAATGATGCAAAAAGCACTCTATGAAGAAGTGATTGAAGAAATTGGCACACAGACTTTAGCACGATTGGGATTAAATGTTTTTAGTTTAAACACTTATGCATCTTATGGTGCAAGTGTGCAAATGACACTTGATGCTAATAGGGTATATAATCAGCACAAGAATAATGACAAATATTTTGGGCAAACTTTTGAGGAGCTTGATATAGGATTTCAAAATATAAAAGATTCTCTTTTTAATCGTGGCAATAAAACCTATACAACAGACACTCTTGCTGATATCAAAAAAGTGCGAGAAATCCTTGCAAGTGGCAAAAATCTAGAGAATCTCGATGAAAAAGATAGGGCAAAGGTAGAATATATTTTGGCTTATTATGATGATGAAGTGAAAAATATGAACCTTGATAAATTGGGGGATTTGGTGAAAAAAAATCACCCAATAGTAGACACAGTAACTATTGACAAAGATGGCAATGCAATAAAAACTGCACAGCTTAAGGTGATTAAGGATACCAATGGACTGCTAAAAGATAAGTATTTAAAAGGTGATAAAGACAATAAGGCGGCAAATGAACTTAGAATGCCATTTGATGACTACAAAAGGCATAAAGAAAACTTAGAAAAAATGATTGAGAATGGCAAAAAGTATCCAGGCAATGATCAGAAAGTGGCAAAGGCAGAAAAAGCAAAAATTGCTTTAAAAAAATTAAATGAAAATAATGTGTGTAATCGTCTTATGGCTGAAAATCCACGCACAACAGCAGTGGTAACTCAAAGCCTTGCAGCTGGTAGTCATATCGCACAAGCAGGCTTTAGTGATGCTATTGTTGTCACGCTTTCAACTCTTGCAAATGGAATCATTTGGGAAGTCAAAGATATGTTTAATGGCAGAATAGATACTGAAGTTTCTATTATGACTAGAATCAAACGATTACTACAAAAGGTGCTAAAAGCCTTTCAAGATACATTTGCAAGAGGTGCTGGATTTGGTGCGATCGATGTGGCAGTTGGGATTGTAGGGCAGATTTTCAAAAGTATCGCTGCAAGTTTAAGGCAACTTTGGAGAGCTTTGCGAACTTCTGCAAAGTCCATTTATAATGGAATCTACTCTTATGCTAAAGGAGAAATCAAAGACTTTAGAACACTTATCAAGACAATTTTAAAATCTCTTTTTTCAGCAGCTTGGGTAGTAGGTGCGGTAGGCTTAGAAAAACAATTAGAAACTGCATTGTTAGGAATTATGCCTCCACTTGCTCCTTTTGTCGCCCCTGTGCTAGCCATTGTTGCAGCTGCATTTGCAGTTGTCATTACAAACAGAAGTATAGATATGGCAATAGATTCTCTTTTTGGTATGTTGGCAGCAAGAGATAAAGCAAAACTAAGAGCAGAGGAAATAGCAGATTGGATTGCAGAGAAATTGCCAGCTTTGATGGAGAATGGGATAAAACTTGAAGAGCTGATAGAAGAAACACATTTCAAGCGATTGACAACTATAGATTCCTCATTTAAAGATTATCAACTAGCTTATGCAAATAATGATGATAGAGGGACTTATAATGCTTTAAATAGGATTTGTGAGCTTTATGGAGAAACTTTGGATACTAAAGACATTTGCGATGTTGAGAAAACATTGAAGACATCTGATAGGACAGGAAAATTGCAATGGTAAAGATTCTATTTTAGGGGTTTTTGCCCCTAAGCATTGCTGTTTTGAAAATTTTAGGCTCAAGATTTATTGGGAATAGGGGGTGAGCCAATCGATGAAAATAAGTCTATCTATCTACAATTACACATACCTCATCAAGCAAAGAAACAAGAAAACAAGCATATCTCTACAAAAAATTATTAAAATAGACAAAAATATTCTTAAGTTATTTTGAGCCCAATTTCAAAAACAAGGAGAGAAGATGTCAAAGAGAATGCGTGCAGAGTGGGAAAGGCATAGAGCGATTTTACTTGCTTTTCCTCATCAATGGAGTGATTGGAATGAGTGTTTGGAGGAGGCGAGGGCAAACTTTGTGAGAATCATTGCAGAGATTCTGCGATTTGAAGAGGTGATTTTGTGCATAGATCCTAGAGATGTGTGCGGAGAGGAGATGATTTGCCAAAGATTTGCCCAAGAGATTGCTTCACAAGATTTGCAAATCGCAAAAGTCCCATTGAACGACACTTGGACGCGTGATTTTGGAGCAATCAATCTTTGGGAGAATGATCAAAATGTCTTGTTGGATTTTGGATTTAATGGGTGGGGGTTGAAGTTTGCAAGTTGTTTTGATAATCAAGTCAATGCAAGACTGAAAAATCTAGGGGTTTTTGATGGAGAGTTGCGTAGGGTGGGGATGGTGCTAGAGGGTGGGAGTATCGAGAGTGATGGAAATGGGAGTATTTTGACAAATACGCAATGTCTGCTTGAGGCAAATCGCAATCCTCATCTTAGCCAAGATCAAATTGAATACAAGCTCCAAGA
This window contains:
- a CDS encoding MATE family efflux transporter, which encodes MKTLCAPSSDTLAKSKEILKIAIPSGLSSFLDILNLSIVLLFVSMLSDSNIVAFGLGMNFLMLFYTFTNIFFTGSNTLIARLHKTQPRQIGPLLFNLTLGNLLSSIPLFCLALVSFSSYLHWFGLNSGTLVLAHQFLEVLIFSIPAIMTKTTLTVSFAATSKAHIPFYIKLFFTFFNLVLTYFLALGVGDLPQLGLVGAGIAGVITSYLETFVLGFYAHKTFGIKQNWEFSQFFESVWIGLPTGIERGLTILSLILTARFLASYNEEVLAGFQIGGRIEAFIFMPAFGFMVASMSLTAQNLVLKQYALIDSYIRLSLFLSSSIMGVLGVLMAIFGTTLAQIFTNRNDIIQYASDYLIAVGLSQIPLVCIFVLDGLNRGAKKAKISLLIHTTSIWTLRIVPMYFCTLYYLPYYYLFVIIFAETYLRAIAFWVAFKKSLWQV
- a CDS encoding A/G-specific adenine glycosylase is translated as MKNLHARLLEWYQSFGRLDLPWRNLPTQSHTPNPKLTHIQRSYGVYVSEIMLQQTQVNVVLEHFYFPFLERFPTLKDLAQSSEDTLLHIWQGLGYYTRARNMHQTAQICLHHHNGTLPSSVAELTKLKGIGEYTAGAIACFGFGKCESFVDGNIARVLSRLFALSAPTATQLKDKAHLILNHTNPFDHNQALLDLGATLCTPQSPSCLLCPLSYCCQGKHSPHLYPLPKKRESIPLELHLGFVIQDGKISLVQSQEKLYFGLYNPIRLESTHLQNYRYLGSFKHSYTKYKITAKIYQLPVSYNTQARFFTQQEIQHLPLSNLCKKALQFL
- a CDS encoding class I SAM-dependent methyltransferase; the protein is MLEDAIKWNAKHLQNPMPQTPSDLLVAFLPKFLDSLPSHNAIDIACGNGRNSKFLAQHGLICDSLDISEVALANLENIKNINALCVDLDTYTPTSDTYGLALNFYFLNRNLFPSIIQSLKSGGVLMLETFVKEEDGSNDSEIPDEKILNHNELEHIFADFTIHHSATSYIRRKENQRAKIISFIAQKH
- a CDS encoding glycosyltransferase family 2 protein, whose amino-acid sequence is MPNFPTPPTTNPFFSIVIPVYNVERYISRCLNSCIQQIFKEIEIIIVDDCGTDDSMQIAQEFAKDNRIKILHNATNLGTFHTRLKGIQEANGEFILFVDSDDYIDLDTCERIYNLLALDYQENGEWTDVLCYLFAEKDTKLDQTIIKLDTHNPYQEMINFSRWNLCNKIYKRSILKTTSKFIEQYFPNLPKMNMAEDALQFFITAIFVKRSFGIRDSFYHYCENLSSITKTEDELKISQSVQHFQVIIKMLDLIPYRNLPHPKIVQTNKITLQKNLAINAFIFQKTINGQKMNVSIYISIKLWRYYQSWKAKAKILLINLLSND
- the murI gene encoding glutamate racemase yields the protein MRAGVFDSGIGGVSVLKSLLDARLFEEIVYYGDTARVPYGTKDKETIIQYSLEALEFFKSQNIDILILACNTVSAYALDILKQRVSFPIIGVIEAGVLALQNTAMDKNAQILVIATQATTQSQIYPNALHKLGYKHITALATSLFVPFVEEGIYDGEFLQECLKHYFSKLQTTPQFIILGCTHYPFIAKAISQYFNHQCTLIHSGNAIVEQLKKECALTPTFANTTLKFFSSQNNQTLEKEAYRLLKRQD
- the rho gene encoding transcription termination factor Rho, whose product is MASPKENKNSRTHTPVEGYRIEELRSKPVTELTKIAKTMGIENPQEYRRQDLIFEILKNQVNQGGYILFTGILELSHEGYGFLRGIDGNFADSQNDTYVSQSQIRKFALRNGDIVTGQVRSPKDQERYYALLKIEAVNYLSIEEVKNRPLFDNLTPLFPLEQLRLEYNPMKVTGRMLDLFSPIGKGQRALIVAPPRTGKTELMKELAHGISENHPEVKLMVLLVDERPEEVTDMERSIRGQVFSSTFDLPSSNHIRVAELVIERAKRMVEMGEDVVILLDSITRLARAYNGATPSSGKVLSGGVDANALHKPKRFFGAARNIEQGGSLTIIATALIETGSRMDEVIFEEFKGTGNSEIVLARNIADRRIYPAFDILKSGTRKDDLLLGKEKLTKVWMLRNVMQQMDDIEALSFIYAKMQKTKDNEEFLNLMNEKE
- a CDS encoding YkgJ family cysteine cluster protein; the protein is MQNFPCTSCGACCKNIAQIKELEAFDLGNGVCKHLDLASNLCRIYEKRPEICRIDRMYEKTYHRFYSKEAFYALNIKSCKILQEKEGVDMKFRF
- a CDS encoding agmatine deiminase family protein, with protein sequence MSKRMRAEWERHRAILLAFPHQWSDWNECLEEARANFVRIIAEILRFEEVILCIDPRDVCGEEMICQRFAQEIASQDLQIAKVPLNDTWTRDFGAINLWENDQNVLLDFGFNGWGLKFASCFDNQVNARLKNLGVFDGELRRVGMVLEGGSIESDGNGSILTNTQCLLEANRNPHLSQDQIEYKLQEIFGAERILWLNHGYLAGDDTDSHIDTLARFLSPSKIAYVGCDDENDEHYEELLQMELELQNLRDSTGNPYELIKLPFVRAIYDSDGNRLPATYANFLFVNGALLVPTYQDTNDNLALDILQKALPDREVIGIDCQTLIKQHGSLHCVSMQIY